One Candidatus Neomarinimicrobiota bacterium genomic window carries:
- a CDS encoding S9 family peptidase: MGEESKNMSLKMKPPTAEKIAKVDTLHGIERVDNYFWLREKENQEVIDYLKAENQYADAMTAHNAGLQETLYKEMVGRIKETDLSVPEKRGEYFYYTRTEEGKQYSLFARKKGSTDAEEEILLDQNEMAEGLDYFDIGAFEISPNHRLVAFSVDTNGSERFTLQVKDLTTGEIYPDKIENTGYSVEWGNDNKTIFYNTLDAAHRPYKVFRHVLGENLKSDELVYHEKDDQYFLYPGKTKDGKFLLLSSGSATTSEVRQLSADDPMGKFRVIHPRQHMMEYSVFHHSDKFYIVTNDGATNFKLMKVSDKSPEKENWVETIPHRKDVKIDYVDMFRGHMVVYERENGLKQIRIFDLRNGESHTVEFPEPVYTFSARRGNKEFDKKTLRFTYTSLITPKSVFDYVMDSRDRELLKEYEVLGGYDKANYSTERIYAEASDGARVPISIVYKNDFVKDGSRPALLYGYGSYGSSREPSFDSKILSLLDRGFVYAIAHVRGGGEMGRVWYDDGKLKNKMNTFTDFIACAEHLISDGYTSSEQLAIQGGSAGGLLMGAVTNMKPEVFKLVIASVPFVDVVNTMLDETIPLTANEWEEWGNPKLKEDYDYMVQYSPYDNVAKKDYPNMLIKAGLNDPRVGYWEPAKWTAKLRALKTDKNLLILKTKMGAGHMGSSGRYDYLRDKAFEYAVILDVLNVE; encoded by the coding sequence ATGGGGGAAGAGAGCAAGAATATGAGTCTGAAAATGAAACCGCCGACAGCGGAAAAAATCGCGAAAGTCGATACTCTTCACGGGATCGAGCGGGTGGATAATTATTTCTGGCTGCGGGAGAAAGAAAATCAGGAGGTAATAGATTATCTGAAGGCGGAGAACCAATACGCGGACGCTATGACGGCGCACAATGCCGGGCTGCAAGAGACTCTCTACAAGGAAATGGTGGGAAGGATAAAGGAAACAGACCTATCGGTACCGGAGAAAAGGGGCGAATATTTTTATTATACGCGCACGGAAGAGGGCAAGCAGTATTCTCTTTTCGCCAGAAAAAAGGGAAGCACGGATGCGGAAGAAGAAATCCTGCTCGATCAGAACGAGATGGCGGAGGGTTTAGATTACTTTGATATCGGCGCCTTCGAAATCAGCCCGAATCACCGGCTTGTTGCATTTTCAGTTGATACTAACGGGTCTGAGCGGTTCACATTGCAGGTGAAAGATCTCACGACGGGAGAGATTTACCCGGATAAAATAGAAAACACAGGATATTCGGTTGAGTGGGGAAATGACAACAAAACAATTTTTTACAACACTCTCGACGCAGCTCACAGACCTTATAAAGTATTCAGGCACGTTCTTGGAGAAAATTTGAAATCCGATGAACTTGTATATCATGAGAAAGACGATCAATATTTCTTATATCCCGGTAAGACAAAAGACGGAAAGTTTCTTCTACTGAGCTCCGGGAGCGCTACGACTTCCGAGGTAAGGCAGCTTTCAGCGGATGACCCAATGGGGAAATTCAGGGTAATCCACCCAAGGCAGCATATGATGGAGTATTCTGTGTTCCATCACTCGGACAAGTTTTATATAGTGACGAACGACGGGGCAACAAATTTTAAACTAATGAAAGTATCGGACAAATCTCCGGAAAAGGAAAATTGGGTGGAGACTATCCCGCACCGCAAGGATGTAAAAATTGATTATGTCGATATGTTCAGAGGCCACATGGTTGTATATGAACGCGAAAACGGTTTGAAGCAAATCCGCATTTTTGATTTGAGGAACGGAGAGAGCCACACTGTTGAGTTTCCGGAACCAGTTTATACGTTCAGCGCCCGAAGGGGAAACAAGGAGTTCGATAAAAAGACGCTGCGCTTTACGTATACGTCGCTGATCACCCCGAAGAGTGTTTTTGATTATGTTATGGATAGCAGAGACCGGGAGCTATTGAAGGAATATGAGGTACTCGGCGGGTACGATAAAGCAAATTATTCTACTGAAAGAATTTATGCTGAAGCTTCCGACGGAGCGAGGGTTCCGATCTCAATTGTGTATAAAAACGACTTCGTAAAAGACGGCTCACGGCCGGCTCTTCTGTATGGATACGGTTCTTACGGTTCGAGCAGAGAGCCTTCGTTTGATTCAAAGATACTCTCCCTGCTGGATCGGGGGTTTGTTTATGCAATAGCTCATGTAAGGGGCGGTGGTGAGATGGGAAGGGTTTGGTATGATGACGGAAAGCTTAAAAACAAGATGAACACGTTCACGGATTTTATTGCGTGTGCAGAGCATTTGATTTCAGATGGATATACCAGTTCGGAACAGCTGGCGATTCAGGGCGGCAGCGCCGGTGGGTTGCTTATGGGAGCGGTTACGAATATGAAGCCGGAGGTTTTTAAACTCGTGATAGCCAGCGTTCCGTTCGTTGACGTGGTAAACACGATGCTCGATGAAACGATTCCTCTTACCGCCAACGAATGGGAGGAATGGGGTAACCCGAAGCTGAAAGAGGATTACGATTACATGGTTCAATACTCACCCTATGACAACGTCGCTAAAAAAGACTATCCGAATATGCTCATCAAGGCAGGCTTGAATGATCCGAGAGTCGGATACTGGGAACCCGCCAAGTGGACTGCAAAGCTTCGAGCACTCAAAACAGATAAGAATTTGCTGATATTGAAAACGAAAATGGGAGCCGGACATATGGGCTCTTCTGGACGTTATGACTATCTTCGCGACAAGGCGTTCGAATATGCAGTGATTCTCGATGTTCTGAACGTTGAGTAG